In Myxococcus stipitatus, the following are encoded in one genomic region:
- a CDS encoding ammonium transporter: protein MKKWLAVALLVGVGVAGMWVTPAAQVKQGGPLNPADTAWLLTATALVLLMTPGLSFFYGGMVRMKNVVSTLLQSFIAMAVISLLWVVVGFSLSFGDSFHGLIGDPRTFFMFSGVGAETHPDLAPTIPLLLFALFQLKFAIITPALITGAFAERVRFKAYVLFMVLFALFIYAPLAHWTWHPEGFLRRWGVLDFAGGTVVHMSAGFAALAGALVLGRRRVHLEQAPHTPANLPFVMLGTGMLWFGWFGFNAGSALSASALAALAFATTNTASAAAMLGWMAFDWLRGRKPSALGACVGAVVGLVAVTPAAGFITVGQSILVGLVASFVSNTAVHLKSRTSLDDTLDVFPCHGLGGVVGMVLTGVLAKDVGLIHGETRTFLMHMAALVLVSAFSFVGSYLLYKLVDRVVPLRVTHEQEEQGLDLSQHDETVGESTAIASPHDTTEPLPA from the coding sequence ATGAAGAAGTGGCTGGCAGTGGCCTTGCTGGTGGGCGTGGGCGTGGCGGGCATGTGGGTGACGCCAGCGGCGCAGGTGAAGCAGGGAGGCCCGCTCAACCCGGCGGACACCGCGTGGCTCCTCACGGCGACCGCGTTGGTGTTGTTGATGACGCCGGGCCTGTCGTTCTTCTACGGCGGCATGGTGCGGATGAAGAACGTGGTGTCCACGCTGTTGCAGAGCTTCATCGCCATGGCGGTCATCAGCCTGCTCTGGGTGGTGGTGGGCTTCAGCCTGAGCTTCGGTGACAGCTTTCACGGGCTCATTGGCGACCCGCGCACCTTCTTCATGTTCAGCGGCGTGGGAGCCGAAACCCATCCAGACCTGGCGCCCACCATTCCGCTGCTCCTGTTCGCGTTGTTCCAGCTCAAGTTCGCCATCATCACCCCCGCGCTCATCACGGGGGCCTTCGCGGAGCGGGTTCGCTTCAAGGCCTATGTGCTCTTCATGGTGCTCTTCGCGCTGTTCATCTACGCGCCGCTGGCTCACTGGACCTGGCACCCGGAGGGCTTTCTTCGCCGTTGGGGTGTGTTGGACTTCGCGGGCGGCACGGTGGTGCACATGTCCGCGGGGTTCGCGGCGCTCGCGGGTGCGCTGGTGCTCGGACGCCGCCGCGTCCATCTGGAGCAGGCGCCGCACACTCCCGCCAACCTGCCGTTCGTCATGCTGGGCACGGGCATGTTGTGGTTCGGCTGGTTCGGCTTCAACGCGGGCTCGGCGCTCTCGGCGTCCGCACTGGCGGCGCTCGCCTTCGCCACCACGAACACCGCATCCGCTGCGGCCATGTTGGGATGGATGGCTTTCGACTGGCTTCGAGGCCGCAAACCGAGTGCCCTGGGTGCGTGCGTCGGCGCGGTGGTGGGGCTGGTGGCGGTCACTCCCGCGGCGGGATTCATCACCGTGGGACAAAGCATCCTGGTGGGACTCGTCGCCAGCTTCGTGAGCAACACGGCCGTGCACCTCAAGAGCCGCACGTCCCTGGATGACACGCTGGATGTCTTTCCCTGTCACGGGCTGGGCGGCGTCGTGGGCATGGTGCTCACCGGCGTGCTGGCCAAGGACGTGGGGCTCATCCATGGAGAGACCCGGACCTTCCTCATGCACATGGCGGCGCTGGTCCTGGTGTCGGCCTTCTCCTTCGTGGGCTCGTACCTGCTCTACAAGCTGGTGGACCGCGTCGTCCCGCTGCGAGTCACCCACGAGCAGGAGGAGCAGGGGCTCGACCTGAGCCAGCACGATGAGACGGTGGGCGAGTCGACCGCGATTGCCTCGCCGCACGACACCACCGAGCCGTTGCCCGCGTGA
- a CDS encoding serine/threonine protein kinase has product MIRPLDGDLSIDTVLRNTYKVVSILGRGGMGSVYLAQHLRLPGKQVAVKVLRGGDHLTPEIFARFRREAEIASRLGHPNIVEVLDYDTLEDGTPFLVLEFLRGESLQSRLERGRLPLTDVYSFTRQMGSALQAAHGAGIVHRDLKPANVFLVPTDSGGVVGERLKLLDFGISKVLDSGTVQTQEATLIGTPQYMSPEQAQGRNREIDARTDIFAMGCIVYEMMTGTPAFGGGGIAQMIFRVVYEPPAPLAPLCPEAPPHAIAAVDKALAKRVEERYPDIASFVEALTGSPLHSLSSVTGSHATTPRPTGSPSGVALPSEGPPSLSNTMAPGSVRQGPDTGRMGFEATMAPGTGRMGQVEPVAPSGAFAAGNTGRMGVAQAMGAEQVAPPVAQLDPVQLEPTLTSQPVPRLAPAQLDPPGLEPTFMSQPVPGPAAPAHPAPHAPSVTPQQPNLHVAAVPTARPVPATKSRTPLAALAVAGLVVIGGAGWWMTRSGPPPSTGAPVPANPQGSTPAATTGTPAANSQNQGTTTPPPAVTGATTPPPATGTPGDTGTHAVPPPQTGTVTPPENTVQVNPTGVDTKTPPPSTRPSTRPEPSEKLSDEVRQLLADAERALSGGDTEEAIRLARSSQRRGTQGIPQASYSLLTRAFCRRQDLSNAKTHWPKVSGAEKSRVRKYCMQYDIEF; this is encoded by the coding sequence ATGATTCGACCGTTAGACGGTGACCTGTCCATCGATACGGTCCTTCGCAACACCTACAAGGTCGTCTCCATCCTGGGGCGCGGCGGCATGGGCTCCGTGTACCTGGCCCAGCACCTGCGCCTGCCCGGCAAACAAGTCGCGGTGAAGGTGCTGCGCGGCGGCGACCACCTGACGCCGGAAATCTTCGCCCGCTTCCGCCGGGAGGCGGAGATTGCCTCCCGGCTGGGCCACCCCAACATCGTCGAGGTGCTCGACTACGACACCTTGGAAGACGGCACGCCGTTCCTGGTGCTGGAATTCCTGCGCGGCGAGAGCCTCCAGTCCCGGCTGGAGCGGGGCCGGCTGCCCCTCACCGACGTGTACTCGTTCACCCGGCAGATGGGCTCCGCGCTGCAGGCCGCGCACGGCGCGGGCATCGTCCACCGCGACCTCAAGCCCGCCAACGTCTTCCTCGTCCCCACCGACTCCGGCGGCGTCGTCGGCGAGCGGCTCAAGCTGCTCGACTTCGGCATCTCCAAGGTCCTGGACTCGGGCACGGTGCAGACGCAGGAGGCGACGCTCATCGGCACGCCGCAGTACATGTCGCCGGAGCAGGCCCAGGGCCGCAACCGCGAGATTGATGCACGAACGGACATCTTCGCGATGGGCTGCATCGTCTACGAGATGATGACGGGCACGCCCGCCTTCGGTGGCGGCGGCATCGCGCAGATGATCTTCCGCGTCGTCTACGAGCCGCCCGCGCCGCTCGCCCCGCTGTGCCCGGAGGCTCCGCCCCACGCCATCGCCGCGGTGGACAAGGCCCTGGCCAAGCGCGTGGAGGAGCGCTACCCGGACATCGCCTCCTTCGTGGAGGCACTGACGGGCAGCCCGCTGCACTCGCTCAGCTCCGTCACGGGCTCACACGCCACGACGCCGCGCCCCACGGGCTCGCCCTCCGGCGTGGCCCTGCCCTCCGAGGGCCCGCCGTCGCTGTCCAACACCATGGCCCCGGGCAGCGTGCGCCAGGGCCCGGACACCGGGCGCATGGGCTTCGAGGCCACCATGGCCCCGGGCACCGGACGCATGGGGCAGGTGGAGCCCGTCGCGCCCTCCGGTGCGTTCGCCGCCGGCAACACGGGACGCATGGGGGTCGCGCAGGCGATGGGCGCCGAGCAGGTCGCGCCGCCCGTAGCCCAGCTGGACCCCGTGCAGTTGGAGCCCACGCTCACGTCCCAGCCCGTGCCACGACTGGCCCCGGCACAGCTCGACCCTCCTGGACTTGAGCCCACGTTCATGTCGCAGCCCGTGCCGGGCCCCGCCGCGCCCGCGCACCCCGCTCCCCACGCGCCCTCGGTCACGCCGCAACAGCCGAACCTCCACGTGGCCGCCGTCCCCACGGCACGGCCCGTGCCCGCGACGAAGAGCCGCACGCCCCTGGCGGCGCTCGCCGTGGCGGGGCTGGTCGTCATCGGTGGCGCGGGCTGGTGGATGACCCGCTCGGGCCCGCCCCCTTCGACCGGCGCACCTGTCCCCGCCAACCCCCAGGGCTCCACTCCGGCCGCGACGACGGGCACTCCCGCCGCGAATTCTCAGAATCAGGGCACGACGACGCCGCCGCCCGCCGTCACGGGCGCGACGACTCCGCCGCCGGCCACGGGGACTCCGGGCGACACGGGGACTCACGCCGTCCCGCCGCCCCAGACGGGGACGGTGACGCCCCCGGAGAACACGGTGCAGGTCAACCCGACGGGGGTCGACACGAAGACGCCGCCCCCCTCCACGCGTCCTTCCACCCGGCCCGAGCCTTCCGAGAAGCTGTCGGACGAAGTCAGGCAACTTTTGGCCGATGCCGAACGAGCTTTAAGTGGGGGAGACACCGAGGAGGCCATCCGACTGGCACGCAGCAGCCAGCGGCGGGGAACCCAAGGCATCCCGCAGGCGTCCTACTCATTGCTCACCCGTGCGTTCTGCCGACGGCAGGACCTCAGCAACGCCAAGACCCACTGGCCCAAGGTCTCCGGGGCGGAGAAGTCCCGGGTCCGAAAGTATTGCATGCAGTACGACATCGAGTTCTGA
- a CDS encoding GNAT family N-acetyltransferase gives MTKAAPKDSLEVRVRRIHRRDLNRTWEFLKLVFRDVNRETVEYQRPRSKRRFMEVYTSEWIEQLLYEVDGEIVGYSECAFEATGDDNWVNPRWFEKRGMRPLFVEELAVHPDYQGRGVGSFMLDQLQHLARTRGCTHLVLEVAENNESALAWYRARTFYKLDAAIFLAQKVPGEPDLLPPRRLKRRAKLAEESAASPNTGPMPAAAPAPKSAARKTRSAAAKKGG, from the coding sequence ATGACAAAAGCCGCGCCCAAGGACTCCCTCGAGGTCCGAGTCCGCCGTATCCACCGCCGAGACCTCAACCGGACGTGGGAGTTCCTCAAGCTCGTCTTCCGCGACGTGAATCGCGAGACGGTGGAGTACCAGCGCCCCCGCTCCAAGCGCCGCTTCATGGAGGTCTACACCTCCGAGTGGATTGAGCAGCTGCTCTACGAAGTGGACGGCGAAATCGTCGGCTACTCCGAGTGCGCCTTCGAGGCCACGGGTGACGACAACTGGGTGAACCCGCGCTGGTTCGAGAAGCGGGGCATGCGGCCGCTCTTCGTGGAGGAGCTCGCGGTGCACCCGGACTATCAGGGCCGGGGCGTGGGCAGCTTCATGTTGGATCAACTCCAGCACCTGGCGCGCACGCGAGGCTGCACGCACCTGGTGTTGGAGGTCGCGGAGAACAACGAGTCCGCGCTGGCGTGGTACCGCGCGAGGACGTTCTACAAGCTCGACGCCGCCATCTTCCTCGCGCAGAAGGTGCCTGGAGAGCCGGACCTGCTGCCGCCGCGCCGGCTCAAGCGCCGCGCCAAGCTGGCGGAGGAGTCGGCCGCCTCGCCCAACACCGGGCCGATGCCCGCCGCGGCGCCCGCGCCGAAGTCCGCCGCGCGCAAGACGCGGTCCGCGGCGGCGAAGAAGGGCGGCTGA